The following coding sequences lie in one Rutidosis leptorrhynchoides isolate AG116_Rl617_1_P2 chromosome 6, CSIRO_AGI_Rlap_v1, whole genome shotgun sequence genomic window:
- the LOC139854349 gene encoding uncharacterized protein — MSRPEVVFEKTFHFLSVDIVHPHRTGTQIEIELLKDLSLQEIYKLLQRNSSSLRSFSSMPCPSNHTRNISENHLIINELSYDKSTLTNQHSYFITKLTSEQKEAYDQIIKAVDHGKGAASRSKGEIVLNVASSGIAALLLSGGWTAHSRFNIPLHPTDESFCTISPISKLDELIRRTKLLIWDEAPMVNKMCIEALDRFIRDICRQSNPDSMDTLFGGKTVVFGGDFRQILHVIQKVNMRLCGIETDANTRSLAQWILDIGNGDVGESEYGVFDIEIPQDLLITDLDDLISSIISTIYPGEEWSYLSSDSICASQRDADFNSELYTTDFLNSIEVGGLPKHNLRLKIGVPVMLLRNKDQAESLCNGTRLQIVHLGEKNHQSKNFNRLKRGEDYSVITYAYRTDVQENTFMISKEDNIHYRCALQ; from the exons ATGAGTCGACCTGAAGTTGTATTTGAGAAAACATTTCATTTTTTGTCGGTGGATATCGTTCATCCGCACAGAACAG GGACACAAATTGAGATTGAACTATTAAAAGATTTGAGTTTACAAGAGATTTACAAACTACTTCAACGCAATAGTAGTTCATTGAGAAGTTTTAGTTCAATGCCATGCCCATCGAATCATACAaggaatatttcagaaaaccatcttATTATAAATGAGCTCTCCTACGACAAAAGTACACTTACAAATCAACATTcatatttcattacaaagttaacaTCTGAACAAAAGGAGGCATACGATCAGATAATAAAAGCAGTTGATCACGGCAAAGGAG CTGCATCGCGCAGTAAAGGAGAAATTGTTCTAAATGTTGCGTCAAGTGGGATAGCAGCTTTGCTATTATCTGGAGGTTGGACGGCTCATTCACGTTTTAACATACCGCTTCATCCTACGGATGAGTCATTTTGTACTATTTCTCCAATCAGCAAATTGGATGAGCTCATTCGGAGAACAAAACTGCTTATTTGGGATGAGGCCCCGATGGTTAACAAGATGTGCATTGAAGCACTGGATCGTTTTATACGTGATATATGTCGTCAATCCAATCCTGATAGTATGGATACTCTGTTTGGGGGTAAAACAGTTGTTTTTGGTGGTGACTTTAGACAAATATTACATGTTATTCAAAAAG ttaacatgagattatgtggTATTGAAACTGATGCCAATACTAGAAGTCTTGCTCAATGGATACTTGACATAGGCAACGGTGATGTCGGTGAATCTGAATACGGAGTTTTTGATATTGAAATACCACAAGATCTTTTGATAACAGATCTTGATGATCTAATTAGTTCGATCATCTCAACTATTTATCCAG GAGAAGAATGGTCATATTTGAGCTCAGATAGTATATGTGCGTCACAGAGAGACGCTGACTTTAATAGTGAACTATACACTACCGATTTCCTAAATAGCATTGAAGTTGGTGGTTTACCAAAACATAATCTGAGGCTCAAAATTGGTGTACCAGTTATGTTACTTCGAAATAAAGATCAGGCAGAAAGTTTGTGTAACGGTACACGTTTACAAATTGTGCACTTAGGAGAAAAAAATCATCAAAGCAAAAATTTTAATCGGCTCAAACGTGGGGAAGATTACAGCGTTATCACGTATGCTTATCGTACCGACGTACAAGAGAATACCTTTATGATTTCCAAAGAAGACAATATCCATTATCGGTGTGCTttgcaatga
- the LOC139854348 gene encoding uncharacterized protein → MEVLDEHNPLVKTFRMACDQFLETPNMQMKIKLIGRRTKDGRNYNLPTVDEVVVIVGDINVSSYDERDVIIYSHIEGLKVISELHTEYLALQYPLLFIYTEDGYMTDILHRDVDEHSIRVKKRVTMREFFAYKLQERAVPTLVHLGHKLYQQFVVDAYTMIETERVSYIRKNQNILRADTFTNLLNSAASGSSKNSMMGNRIKLPSSFTGSARYMIENYRDAMALCRVFGYPDLFLTFTCNPKWPEISRELDGIGFKPKDKSSFCARMFKMKLDQLMKNIRKKNYLVLLKQKRGLPHAHICLFLDERNKMPQPKDVDQYICAEIPDEIKEPELYQLVSDLVIHGPCGEKNPSCQCTDSDRKCTKRINDDGRTVTKQGHELDNRSVVAYNPYFLKRYQAHLNIEWCNQVASISYLFKYINKGNYRITAQLCNAETNEIQEYYDCRYVSSCEAIWRILKFDIHHHYPAL, encoded by the exons ATGGAAGTTCTCGATGAACATAATCCTCTTGTCAAGACATTTCGGATGGCTTGTGACCAGTTTCTAGAAACACCTAATATGCAGATGAAAATTAAGTTAATTGGTAGACGAACCAAAGATGGACGTAATTACAATTTGCCAACGGTAGACGAAGTTGTAGTTATTGTAGGTGATATCAATGTTTCTTCGTATGATGAAAGGGATGTTATAATCTACAGTCATATTGAAGGGTTAAAAGTAATTTCTGAGCTTCACACCGAATATTTAGCCCTACAATATCCACTTCTGTTTATTTATACAGAAGATGGGTACATGACAGACATTCTTCATCGTGATGTCGATGAGCATTCCATAAGAGTGAAAAAGAGGGTTACTATGCGTGAATTCTTCGCATATAAACTTCAAGAACGTGCTGTTCCCACACTTGTGCACTTGGGTCATAAGTTGTATCAACAATTTGTAGTTGATGCTTACACTATGATTGAGACCGAAAGAGTCTCATACATCAGGAAAAATCAGAATATTCTAAGAGCAGATACTTTCACCAACTTATTGAATTCAGCGGCGTCAGGTTCTTCGAAAAATAGTATGATGGGAAATAGGATAAAACTTCCTTCCTCATTTACAGGGAGTGCTAGATATATGATTGAGAATTATCGTGATGCTATGGCACTTTGTCGTGTATTTGGCTATCCGGACTTATTTTTAACTTTCACATGTAATCCAAAGTGGCCAGAAATCTCAAGAGAATTGGACGGGATCGGTTTTAAACCAAAAGACAAATCATCTTTTTGCGCAAGGATGTTTAAAATGAAGCTCGATCAACTGATGAAAAATATAAGGAAAAAAAATTATTTGGTACTGTTAAAGCAG AAACGTGGTTTGCCTCATGCCCATATATGCTTATTCCTTGATGAAAGAAACAAAATGCCTCAACCAAAAGATGTAGATCAGTATATATGTGCTGAAATACCGGATGAAATCAAAGAACCAGAACTTTATCAACTCGTGTCAGATTTAGTGATTCACGGTCCTTGCGGTGAAAAGAATCCATCATGCCAGTGCACTGATTCAGACAGAAAATGTACAAAAAG AATAAACGATGATGGAAGAACTGTAACAAAACAAGGTCATGAATTGGATAACAGAAGTGTGGTAGCTTATAATCCTTACTTCCTTAAAAGGTACCAAGCTCATCTAAATATTGAGTGGTGTAACCAAGTTGCTTCAATTAGTTATTTGTTCAAATATATCAACAAAGGTAATTATAGGATTACAGCGCAGCTCTGTAATGCAGAAACTAATGAAATTCAAGAATACTACGATTGTCGATATGTTTCATCGTGTGAAGCCATTTGGAGGATTTTGAAGTTCGATATACATCATCATTACCCAGCATTATAA